One Amycolatopsis sp. NBC_00355 genomic window carries:
- a CDS encoding zinc-dependent alcohol dehydrogenase: MERAFWVQKPDEGEIRSVTLRDPGPDEVLVRTLYSGVSRGTETLVFRGGVPASQYDVMRAPFQEGDFPGPVKYGYLNVGVVDQGPSELRGRTVFCLYPHQTAYVVPASAVTLVPDAVPPGRAILAGTVETAVNAVWDARPRLGDRIAVIGAGMVGSSVAKLLSGFPATRVQLIDVDPRQKEIADALGVDFSTPDEALGDCDLVVHASASEAGLAKALELLAPEGEVVELSWYGDRKVSVPLGENFHSRRLTIRSSQVGTVARPDRDYAQRLGVALDLLADPAFEALVNGECAFDDLPSVLPRLATNELSARCLRVMYQPQ; the protein is encoded by the coding sequence CACGCTGTATTCGGGCGTCTCGCGCGGCACCGAAACCCTCGTGTTCCGCGGTGGCGTCCCGGCGAGCCAGTACGACGTCATGCGCGCGCCGTTCCAGGAGGGCGACTTCCCCGGCCCGGTCAAGTACGGCTACCTCAACGTCGGTGTCGTCGACCAAGGCCCGAGTGAGCTCCGGGGCAGGACCGTCTTCTGCCTCTACCCGCACCAGACCGCGTACGTCGTCCCGGCGAGCGCCGTGACCCTCGTGCCCGACGCCGTCCCGCCTGGCCGCGCGATCCTCGCCGGCACCGTCGAGACCGCGGTGAACGCCGTGTGGGACGCGCGGCCGCGGCTCGGCGACCGGATCGCCGTGATCGGCGCCGGGATGGTCGGCTCCAGCGTCGCGAAGCTCCTGTCCGGCTTCCCCGCGACGCGCGTGCAGCTCATCGACGTCGACCCGCGGCAGAAAGAGATCGCCGACGCACTCGGTGTCGACTTCTCGACGCCGGATGAAGCGCTGGGTGACTGCGACCTCGTCGTGCACGCGAGCGCGTCCGAGGCCGGTCTCGCGAAGGCGCTGGAGCTGCTCGCGCCGGAGGGCGAGGTCGTCGAGCTGTCCTGGTACGGCGACCGGAAGGTCAGCGTGCCGCTCGGCGAGAACTTCCACTCGCGGCGGCTGACGATCCGCAGCAGCCAGGTCGGCACGGTCGCGCGCCCGGATCGCGACTACGCGCAGCGGCTCGGCGTCGCTCTCGATCTCCTGGCCGATCCGGCGTTCGAGGCGCTGGTCAACGGCGAATGCGCGTTTGACGACCTGCCGTCGGTGTTACCCCGGTTGGCCACGAATGAACTTTCCGCCCGCTGCCTCCGTGTCATGTATCAGCCGCAGTAA